Part of the Citrus sinensis cultivar Valencia sweet orange chromosome 2, DVS_A1.0, whole genome shotgun sequence genome, acaaaaaaaaaattaagaattgtgtatttttaaaaaaatacgaaaaaaaatgtagtcggtggataatttattttttacatttgagggtaaaaaagtcatttacacaatattccgttagttttcttaacggtcTCCAAACGAAAGTGGACgagtgaaaagaaatgtaattttaggtaGATTTcagtaaaaaaacaaaaaaagaattgtatattttttaaaaaattagaaaaaaacgAGTAAACGGCAGATAATTTCCCATAAATTCATCAAGAGTTGATTGGCCTGTTATTCATTTTAATGATGAAAATGAcgagaaaacaaattttggaaTCCAATTGTTGTATCGTTTCATAAGATTGCTTACTAAAAATTAGCAAACATGGTTTCCGAAACAGCGAAATCCAATACAGATTGGCAACAGAAAGCcataagaaattttcttttcaatggTGGGACGTTGAAGCCACCACACAATCAGAAAGAATCACAAAAAACGTGCCATTACAGAAGTTTTTTTCATTCAAGTAATTAATGTCTGACAGAAAAGCGTAATATCTTTCAAGGAAGATTggaatattacatttttttagcCAAAATAAATGAGCGTGGACACAATCACAAAGATTACGAAGACCTTGAACTagtaaaagaaatgaattatTCTCCTTTCAAGAAAATTATTCCACAGCCGAAggcttattatttattcacacCTTTTAACTTATGCagattaactaattaaatgcTGTGCAGTCTCTTCGTATTTCTCCTTGGTTTCCGGTTTTAACCCCAACTCTGCCAAGCTTTCTCATAGCTGTGGCAAATGCTGCATTAAAGTCAAGAGGGTTTCTAGCAAAGTCCTTCACAGTAGGCTGAGATGATGCATCAGTGAATAGCACTTGATCCGAAGTAAACAAGCCCTTCCCCGCCACTAGATTCTGGTAGTACATATTGTCAAATGTTCGTGGGGTTACAGGATCCATGTTGATGGCAATTTGGGGGTCAACATTTCGCGGACAGGCTTGCATTAACTGCTGGGCATAAGCTGGATCCAATGAAGGATCGACAGGAGATGATGAAGAGAATGAGTAGATGCGGTTTGCAAAGCGGTCGCAATGAGAGAAGCCTAAAGTGTGAGCTCCTGAGAGTGCAATCATGTCAATTTGGCTGAGGCCGTGTTTGGCAAACATTTGGTTGAGTTCATCAAGATTGAATGTTGGTTCTGGCAAATTTCCCTTCACACTTGAGGCTCTAGATACAAGGCCATCGCGTCTTCCCAATTCTACGCTGAATGAAGCACCTCCAGCCTGCATATTGATCGGATTAAATTTAACTTCACAAAGTGGGAAACATAGTGGTTGCTAGTTAATAATGATGCTTATTACCAGAACTACAACATCCCTTGCAGCAATAGCTAAGATGTCTGCGCAAGAGACTACGCCGGGGCACTGTGCTTCCACAGCTTGCTTAGCCTGAACAACAGTGTCAAATCCGTCTCCTGCAAGGGAAAGGTTGTCTGGGGCATCCTTCTCCGCGTCCCCATTTGGGGATTGAATCAGGACCGAGGCATCACATCCCTGTCAAAGAAACAACTCAGTTGCCAATTATTGTAATCCACGCTAATTATCACAGTAGCCTAAGCCATAAGAGATGCCACCCTAGTCAAACACGTGTGTGCATCTTTCTATTCTTCTTTCCATGCCACCACTTTATATTGTACTATGAGTTGTCAAATGATATAGACCAAGCTTGTGGTACTTGAATCTGTTAACTCCATGTTAAGCCATTCGCTATTATGTTCTCAAGTCAAAatggtttggtaattgttctTGTCTAAGCTATAACGTGTGATAGCCTCCAATAACGACCCGtctactaaaaattaattgctaaaaaaaaaaaaaaaaaccaacaacaacaacattgcTTCTGCTATAAACCAGAAAATATAACCTTATGATCATCTAGTATTTGATAAACGCTAGTTATAATGAGTTACCACGATGAAGCAGTCGTGGAAAAAGAGCCGGAGAGTTGCCGGAACGGTGATGAACGTTTGGCTAAACTTTGTTGACACCACTCTGTTCACAATGGATTCAACATTAGGACAAGTTGACGAGTAGAAATTTTCTACCAATTGCCCATCGCCTCTCTGCATAATCAAAAGAATTGTAAACAAAAACACCATCATCTCTCTCATTACTCCCATTTCCATCTCTAGCTATTGGCATGCAACttcattaatttcttctttgtgTATCTTTGGTTAGGCTACTAATGAGTCTTACTtatatagagaaaaaaaataaatgaatgtggAAAAAAACAGAAACGTGACAAGCTTGacaaagataatatttataatatgcTATACAGGCTGCCTTCTTTGCTTGGTCTATATGAACGCAATACTTTTGGTATTAACTTCAacccattgaatcatgaacacTTCCCTAATGCACACGTCCACACTTTTCCGTCCAGTAAACAGTTAATaactttttacaaaaaaaaattgaacacaCCCCACTTGAGAATGATCCGTCACAGCTTTCACAATTTATCTTCTTGTTGTATATTAGCACTCATTGTCTTTCAAAACCGACCACCCACTAAGATATAGCCACGCGCTACTGATTATATATCTCAGCTTGGTAATAATTAACTTGTGATTATGCTGTATACATACATAAGTGTTTCTGTTTATGTTACTGTGAAAACAAGTTGGAGGAggtgataaattaattttctctattCTATGGGCAATGCAAGTAGCCATAATTAATAACCTGACAAGTTTATCTGATTGAATCTTGCAAGTCAAATTTAAAgaccatttcttgaatagcaTTAGCAAGTGCAAGGAAAATCAACGTTATTTGTCTGTTGAAATggtggttatatatatatatatatattaagggCATTTTCTTAGATGGATTACGCACATCCAAATTCACCTGATTGCTTGCATACGAAGAAATGAAAACGacgataaaaaaacaaatttaaatccaGTACTGGACATTtcacattggaatatgcttAGCAACCATTGCTAATTTTGCCTTTTTTATGGCCAAAAAATGCATTAGGCGTGCAAAGATAAATGTTTTCCCATATGGTAATTGCAATTCTAGGAAATAAGCAAAACCCACTTGTGTACTTTGATAGACTGAGCCAATATTGCCAATtcttgtaaaaattaattagaaatatGTGTCAATATCCCCTAATTAGACTTTGTTAATCttgattattataattgtattCAGAGCCGTTAGAACGAAGCTTTCATCTTCACTACACGTATGAAACGTGatgtaattttgtttgattttcttatttgaCACGGAGCCAATCACCTTGGCCAACAAACTCTCGCCAATCACAATTATGTTCAAAAAAACTGTTTTCTTTTAGgtgttgaaaattttatagagGTTCGAAATCTATCtgtcttcatttttttaacacttGTTTATAACGATTAGTTAGAAGAGTGAAGTAAGATTAGCATTACGTGGCCAGATGTATGTGCATACCCAGAAagatacatatatatacttgcctcttgcttttattttattttatttaggatAAATTTTGAATCACCCTTTCATGAAACTGACAATCATTAAAAATACCTTCaacttattataaatttcaactTATCTCTATTTTTGTGcacaagataaagaaaaaaaattaggtcagctgatgattttttttatcttcttaataaaatgaaagtagttaaactttataataatttagaatGTATTTTAAAGATTGTCATTTTGTGAGAGGATAATTCGAACATAAAAATCTTCTATTTATTAACCTCTTTATCTTTCAAATATCCGAATTTAAATGATCAATCAAatgaaactaattaaaaataattacttctcaaaaaaaattaaaaataattaaccaaATCTCTAAGAGAATGGAAGAATAGTggagattttacaaaatagaCCCACGCACaccttttctatttttcttttaatttctttttgctttc contains:
- the LOC102612835 gene encoding peroxidase 55-like codes for the protein MEMGVMREMMVFLFTILLIMQRGDGQLVENFYSSTCPNVESIVNRVVSTKFSQTFITVPATLRLFFHDCFIVGCDASVLIQSPNGDAEKDAPDNLSLAGDGFDTVVQAKQAVEAQCPGVVSCADILAIAARDVVVLAGGASFSVELGRRDGLVSRASSVKGNLPEPTFNLDELNQMFAKHGLSQIDMIALSGAHTLGFSHCDRFANRIYSFSSSSPVDPSLDPAYAQQLMQACPRNVDPQIAINMDPVTPRTFDNMYYQNLVAGKGLFTSDQVLFTDASSQPTVKDFARNPLDFNAAFATAMRKLGRVGVKTGNQGEIRRDCTAFN